A genomic stretch from Candidatus Methanomassiliicoccus intestinalis Issoire-Mx1 includes:
- the fsa gene encoding fructose-6-phosphate aldolase, translating into MKIFIDTANLEKIKEANSWGIVDGVTTNPSLVSKENTDFKTLVKEICKIVNGPISAEVMGCTAEDMVKEGRELSKIHKNIVIKIPMTKEGMKATKVLSSEGINVNVTLIFSASQALLACKAGARYISPFVGRLDDAGQDGMKLIAEIMNILDCYDFETEVIVASVRHPIHVVEAAQMGADIATIPFDVLDKMFNHPLTDIGIKKFQDDWEKCASSKAPAKPKPKTKSKK; encoded by the coding sequence ATGAAGATTTTTATTGATACTGCTAACTTGGAAAAGATAAAAGAAGCAAACAGCTGGGGAATAGTTGATGGTGTAACTACAAATCCAAGCCTTGTCTCAAAAGAAAATACGGATTTCAAAACATTGGTTAAAGAAATCTGTAAAATTGTAAACGGTCCGATAAGCGCTGAAGTTATGGGATGCACAGCCGAAGACATGGTAAAAGAAGGCAGAGAATTATCAAAAATTCACAAAAATATTGTTATTAAGATCCCTATGACAAAAGAGGGAATGAAAGCTACAAAAGTTCTCTCCAGCGAAGGCATAAATGTAAATGTAACTCTGATATTTTCCGCATCCCAGGCACTTTTAGCATGCAAAGCCGGGGCACGTTACATATCTCCGTTTGTAGGAAGACTGGATGATGCTGGGCAGGACGGAATGAAACTGATTGCAGAGATCATGAACATCCTGGACTGCTATGATTTTGAAACAGAAGTGATCGTTGCTTCTGTCCGTCATCCGATTCATGTAGTAGAAGCCGCGCAGATGGGTGCAGATATTGCTACAATACCTTTCGATGTGCTTGACAAGATGTTTAACCATCCTTTGACTGACATCGGCATTAAAAAATTCCAGGATGACTGGGAAAAATGCGCATCTTCAAAGGCTCCTGCTAAACCAAAGCCTAAAACTAAATCAAAAAAATAA
- a CDS encoding transketolase family protein, with product MKWMYTSQRKEYANALTEVGKERTDVVVLDADLSSSTRTAEFAKNFPERFFNCGIAEQNMIGTAAGLAAAGKTVFASTFAAFATGRCWDQIRQAVAYSNLDVKIVATHAGITVGPDGATHQALEDIAIMRVLPNMTVIVPADGAETYKAIKAIANYKGPCYVRLGRSDVPLVTSMETPFEVGKASLLKEGSDITLAACGQMVAICLEAAEELESRGISAEVLNVSTIKPLDKDAIAKSVEKTGCIVTAEEHSIEGGLGSAVCEFLCETYSVPQQRIGTPACFGESGESDALMKKYGLTKEHVVEASEKVIRRKKQ from the coding sequence ATGAAGTGGATGTATACTAGTCAGAGAAAAGAATATGCTAATGCATTGACAGAAGTGGGGAAAGAACGAACCGATGTTGTTGTTCTTGATGCCGATTTATCATCATCCACAAGAACTGCGGAGTTTGCAAAAAACTTCCCAGAAAGATTCTTTAACTGCGGCATTGCCGAGCAGAACATGATCGGCACGGCGGCTGGTCTGGCAGCTGCTGGGAAAACCGTATTTGCTTCAACGTTTGCAGCGTTTGCAACAGGCAGATGCTGGGATCAGATTAGACAGGCCGTTGCATATTCAAATCTGGATGTGAAAATTGTAGCAACACATGCAGGCATAACTGTAGGACCTGACGGAGCTACACATCAGGCTTTGGAAGATATTGCAATAATGAGGGTTCTGCCTAATATGACAGTCATTGTTCCAGCAGACGGTGCTGAAACATACAAAGCAATAAAGGCAATAGCAAACTACAAAGGACCTTGCTACGTGAGACTGGGAAGATCAGATGTGCCTCTGGTAACAAGTATGGAAACTCCATTTGAGGTAGGAAAAGCTTCCCTTCTGAAAGAAGGGTCTGACATTACATTGGCTGCCTGCGGACAAATGGTAGCTATCTGTTTGGAAGCTGCAGAAGAACTGGAATCAAGGGGAATCTCTGCAGAAGTTCTGAATGTTTCAACCATCAAACCGTTGGATAAAGATGCAATTGCAAAATCTGTAGAAAAAACAGGCTGCATCGTCACTGCTGAAGAACATTCTATCGAAGGGGGATTAGGCAGTGCTGTATGCGAATTCTTATGTGAAACCTATTCAGTTCCTCAGCAGAGGATCGGTACTCCTGCATGTTTTGGAGAGTCTGGAGAAAGTGATGCTTTAATGAAAAAGTACGGGCTGACAAAAGAACATGTGGTAGAAGCATCTGAAAAAGTGATCAGGAGGAAGAAACAATGA